The Ascaphus truei isolate aAscTru1 chromosome 3, aAscTru1.hap1, whole genome shotgun sequence genome includes a region encoding these proteins:
- the LOC142490066 gene encoding keratin, type II cytoskeletal 75-like: MSMSRQSTYSVGGSKKGFSAASAVTQGANRCSFSSSSVTRSGSGGGGRVSQAGFGSRSLHNLGGNKRISIGGGSQPRYGSSAGYGIGGGVSSGFGGGAGFPVCPPGGIQAVTINQSLLAPLNLEFDPSIQKVRKEEREQIKTLNNKFASFIDKVRFLEQQNKVLETKWNLLQEQGVKTVKNNIEPLFEAYINSLRRQLDCLGSDKSRLDSELRQMQDAVEDFKHKYEDEINKRTAAENEFVILKKDVDVAYMNKVELEAKVDSLTDEINFLRALYEAELAQMQAQISDTSVVLSMDNNRDLDLDGIIAAVKAQYEDIANKSRAEAESWYQSKYEELESSAGRHGDDLRNTKTEISELNRMINRLRSEIDNVKKQIAKLQAAIAEAEERGELALKDAKQKLTELEDALHKAKQDMARQLREYQELMNVKLALDIEIATYRKLLEGEECRLSGEGVGAVNISVVNSTYGSSSGAGHGSGYGSGSGYGASCGQAIGGGQNMGGGNFSSNSGNMACFGSGGASRSSVKIVSKTLQSSQSSRRY, encoded by the exons ATGTCTATGTCTCGCCAATCAACATACTCCGTTGGAGGAAGCAAAAAAGGCTTCAGTGCTGCTTCTGCTGTCACACAAGGGGCAAACCGATGCAGCTTCAGCTCGTCCTCTGTAACTCGCTCTGGCAGCGGAGGTGGTGGCCGTGTTAGCCAAGCTGGCTTTGGGAGCAGAAGTCTCCACAATTTAGGAGGAAATAAAAGAATTTCCATCGGTGGAGGTTCCCAGCCTCGTTATGGATCTAGTGCTGGGTATGGTATTGGTGGAGGAGTAAGTTCTGGATTTGGTGGTGGTGCTGGGTTTCCAGTGTGCCCACCTGGTGGCATCCAAGCAGTTACTATTAATCAGAGCCTTTTAGCTCCCCTTAACCTGGAATTTGACCCATCAATTCAGAAAGTACGTAAAGAAGAAAGGGAACAAATTAAGACCCTCAACAACAAATTTGCCTCCTTCATTGACAAG GTACGATTCCTAGAGCAACAGAACAAAGTGCTGGAGACTAAATGGAACCTCTTGCAAGAGCAGGGGGTAAAAACTGTTAAAAATAACATTGAACCCCTCTTTGAAGCCTACATTAATTCACTGCGCAGACAGCTAGACTGCCTAGGAAGTGATAAGTCTCGTTTGGATTCAGAACTAAGACAAATGCAGGATGCTGTAGAGGATTTCAAGCACAA GTACGAAGATGAAATTAACAAGCGTACAGCTGCAGAGAATGAATTTGTGATACTTAAAAAG GATGTGGATGTTGcatacatgaacaaggtggagCTCGAGGCTAAGGTGGATTCTCTGACAGATGAGATCAACTTCCTAAGAGCTCTCTATGAAGCG GAACTGGCCCAGATGCAGGCACAGATCTCAGACACTTCAGTCGTACTATCCATGGACAACAACAGAGATCTTGATTTGGATGGAATCATCGCTGCGGTGAAGGCTCAGTATGAGGATATCGCCAACAAAAGCCGGGCAGAAGCTGAGTCCTGGTATCAATCTAAA TATGAGGAGCTGGAGAGTTCTGCTGGGAGACACGGGGATGATCTCAGGAATACCAAGACCGAGATCTCTGAGCTTAATCGTATGATTAACAGACTGCGCTCTGAAATCGACAATGTGAAAAAACAA ATTGCCaaactgcaggctgctatcgCTGAGGCTGAGGAACGTGGAGAGCTGGCACTAAAGGATGCCAAGCAAAAGTTGACTGAGCTGGAGGATGCTCTTCACAAGGCCAAGCAGGACATGGCTCGCCAGCTCCGTGAATACCAGGAGCTCATGAATGTGAAGCTGGCTCTGGATATTGAGATTGCCACATACAGGAAATTGCTggaaggagaggagtgcag GTTGTCAGGAGAAGGTGTTGGAGCTGTAAACATCT ctgttGTGAACTCAACCTATGGAAGCAGTAGTGGTGCTGGTCATGGTTCTGGTTATGGAAGCGGTTCAGGATATGGTGCTAGTTGTGGACAAGCTATTGGCGGAGGACAGAATATGGGAGGAGGAAACTTCAGCTCCAACAGTGGAAACATGGCATGTTTTGGCTCCGGAGGTGCCAGCCGCTCAAGTGTAAAAATTGTATCAAAAACCTTACAAAGCTCACAAAGCTCCAGGAGATATTAA